CTCTCTGATTTTTATGTAATCTTCAACACCAACACAAAAATTATTTTGCATGGCTACGGCTTATTTTGGGAAAGGGGTGTTACTTTTTGAGATGCTAAGTTTTAAGTGATTAGCTATTATTTATGCTTTCATCTTTGAGGGGTAATGACATTATGATATAGGAGATTTTAAaaccttttttattttggtAAAACTTGCGTCGTGAAATCTTAATTGTCACCTTTTTACCTTTATTTATGCACCCAATGTCCTTTGACATTTCTTATATTCGGCCCTTTATTCATTTACATCATGGCAAGATGCATACTaacaatttcaaatgaaaaaaatatatatcttgtTGATCTGAAACTCCCAACAGTTTGACCTTCATCTGGTTTTTAGATGGTGCATGAGATCGCCTTTTTAGATAAAATTAAGGGCTGCTGTGTCTTCAAACTCGAACACTCTTTAAAATTGTTTGTCCATTTGGCATtatctttatattttttctgGTTTCATTAGtttgtttgtattttttatattgggGACAGTAGCGCTTTGCTGGTTTCCTGAAACCTACCAAAGACCTgttatctttattattgatccCCTAATCTGTCACCTTTGTATTTTTGTATCGCTTAATTCTTTTTGGATGGAATGTTCTCTATATAATGTTCCACAAAATTTTGAGTTCATCTAATCAAAGAAAACTGTCTCGATATGATTGTTTGAAACACTATTTTAAGAGAGGCTTGGGTAGTTGAGCCcattagttttatttttcattttggtGGTTCACTTGGAGTATCTTAATTTTGAATCTCTATTTCCACAGTGATATCATGGCTCTGGCAAAGAATGACGTTTATGCTCGCATCGAACTTGAACAAGTGACCGTGCAAAATGTAACTCATTGCCTCTTGCTTCTCAGTTGTACCAGTTATGTTTTATTTGTCATTGTCTTTAAATATAAGATGGTTTCTCTTTGAGAGAATAGTATCATTGTTGTCTTGTACTCTTTTGTAGGCTTTGGATGTGCAATACCAGGTGAATGGCCGAAGACAGTGCCATACTTGTTCGCAGACGAGTACCTTGCTTGAAATCTTGGAGGAATTGTCTATTCCAGGTACTAATCTGTGTTGTTTGTGTGCGTGATCAGATCAGGAACAAGTTTGGATTTCATTTTTACAGGAAATCAATTACTATTATTTCAACTTAAATTTCTCAGATTGATTTAAAATCTTGACGCACAGTATGTCTTGTCATCAGGGGTGCGGCGGCTTGTTGTTATTGAACCAAGTACCAGATTTGTCGaaggaatagtctcattgagaGACATATTTACATATCTCCTAGGATAGCATCTGTGTAGCCATTCCATATATGAAAGCTTGTTTTACTTGATTCGGACAAAATAAAAAGGTTGTTGCAAATGCGATAGTCATCTTGTGTCGTCATCTTGCTTTGGTACTTCTGATGCCGCGTTACATTCTCGCCTGCAACTGATAATTCCTGCTTTGCAGCATTGCAAGTTTGGAATGTTTCATGATCTTCTGAGAGTTCAGGAGATTAATCCTTAGCTGACGAAAAAAATTACAAGCTGTAGTAGAATCACTTTGGGGCCCTGTTTGGAACAACGGAAATAATTTTGAAAGTTTTCTTAAATGTCCCTTGGAATAAAGGAATGAGTCGTCGGATTCCCATAAAATGGCAGAATCCATAATTTTGGAGGAATTTAAACGTGGAGGTTCTATCTCATTGAAAAATTCCTTTGCGTATTGCACGGACCTCCTCTCTTCAAATTCCAATACAATAGGTCCCAGCCATGGCAGAGTACACCCCACTGTCGTGCGGGTTCAGTTCCAGCAAATGCCGGGCTGCAACCTCCGCAGCCTCCACGTTCCGATGCATTCTACAGCCAGCAAGTATACCTCCCCGCACAGCCAAGCAGGTCAGCCATGCACCCATAGTGCTTCAGCTCCCGGGGTACATTGTGCACGCCCTCCATGTCGCAAAAGATGCACCTTGCGATGCCCACAAGGCCGGTGTGGCTGCAACCGATCAGCACTCCCAAGAAAGTGACCCCATCTGGCTGAATTCCCTCAGCCAGCATCCTGTCCAAGTACTCCAGCGCCACCGTGCCATGGCCGTGCATGGCCAGCCCGGCCATGGGCCATGAGCGCATTCCACGTGAACAAGTTCCTCTCGGGGCACGACTCGAACACCTTCCTAGCAGCCTCGACACACCCACACTCGATGTAGAGATCAACAAACCCCGTGTACAAGAACACGTTTGGCGGGGCCTGCTCTGCTTGACATAGTCGTGCACCTCCTGCCCTTTCTCCAGCGCGACGTTGTCGAGCCTGAACCCTTCGTCCCTCATCCTGTCAAACagccccaccacctcctccagcAGCCTGGCCTTGACGCGCCCGGCGACCAACGTGCCCCACGATGAGGCGTCCCGTACTAACATCCCTTGGAACACCTCGCGCGCGATCGCCACTCGCCCGGCCCTGACGCACCCGTGAAGCAGCGCGTTGTAGGAGACGACGTCCTGGGCTAGCATCCCGTCGAACACTCTGCACGCGGAGTCCGGGAGCGCGTTCTCGACGTAGAGTTAGACGAACGCGTTGGCGACGAGTGGGAACGGGAGGAGGTTGCGGGTCACCGTGACGGTGTGGAGCGAGAGGGCAAGGGGGAGCCGGTGGcggctggaggaggaggcggtagAGATGGCGAGCGGGAGGGAGTGGCGGGTGGGGGCGATGGAGAAGCGGAGGGAGGAGCGGAAGAGGAGTAG
This genomic window from Phragmites australis chromosome 7, lpPhrAust1.1, whole genome shotgun sequence contains:
- the LOC133925442 gene encoding pentatricopeptide repeat-containing protein At5g61800-like, encoding MLAQDVVSYNALLHGCVRAGRVAIAREVFQGMLVRDASSWGTLVAGRVKARLLEEVVGLFDRMRDEGFRLDNVALEKGQEVHDYVKQSRPRQTCSCTRGLLISTSSVGVSRLLGRCSSRAPRGTCSRGMRSWPMAGLAMHGHGTVALEYLDRMLAEGIQPDGVTFLGVLIGCSHTGLVGIARCIFCDMEGVHNVPRELKHYGCMADLLGCAGRYTCWL